One genomic window of Candidatus Didemnitutus sp. includes the following:
- a CDS encoding YkgJ family cysteine cluster protein, giving the protein MPARTPVDQRFELFDHAIAQMGKRLERVRHPEQMMEALGWGMAELDRTYAETRRSVLAKVACHSGCDACCHVPVDVQAHEVFFAANHIQLHFSATELTELLERLATHRANIAALAPGDRDLIRQPCALLRDGACSIYAGRPQACRTHHTSDAALCAAYNDESGVEIEKAYIPALRARMFAVMLGVDEALESAGYDERCYDYGTALHEALTNSLCLVNWMRRHNAFPDSCLAYPDEPGK; this is encoded by the coding sequence ATGCCCGCCCGCACGCCCGTTGACCAACGTTTCGAGCTTTTCGACCACGCCATCGCGCAGATGGGGAAACGCCTCGAACGCGTGCGCCATCCGGAGCAGATGATGGAAGCCCTCGGCTGGGGCATGGCTGAACTCGATCGCACCTACGCCGAGACCCGCCGCAGCGTGCTGGCCAAGGTCGCGTGCCACTCGGGCTGCGACGCCTGCTGCCACGTGCCCGTCGACGTGCAGGCGCACGAGGTCTTCTTCGCCGCGAATCACATCCAGCTCCATTTCTCCGCCACGGAACTCACCGAGCTCCTCGAACGTCTCGCCACGCACCGCGCCAACATCGCCGCGCTCGCCCCCGGCGACCGCGATCTCATCCGCCAGCCGTGCGCGCTGCTGCGCGACGGCGCGTGCTCGATCTACGCCGGACGCCCGCAGGCTTGCCGCACACACCACACCAGCGACGCCGCGCTGTGCGCCGCCTACAACGACGAATCGGGCGTCGAGATCGAGAAAGCCTACATCCCCGCCCTGCGTGCCCGCATGTTCGCCGTCATGCTCGGCGTCGACGAAGCGCTCGAGTCCGCCGGCTACGACGAGCGCTGCTACGACTACGGCACCGCGTTGCACGAGGCGCTCACCAACAGCCTTTGCCTCGTCAACTGGATGCGGCGCCACAACGCCTTCCCCGACTCCTGCCTCGCGTATCCCGACGAGCCGGGCAAGTGA
- a CDS encoding dihydrofolate reductase family protein, with protein MMRIAQTLFYGAASLDGFLATADDNIDWLLQFGNEASSYAAFIAEVGALAMGASTYEWLLRQHVRPNTPAAQPWPYAQPTWVFTHRSLPTVPGADVRFACGDVAPVHAAMRAAAGDRNIWIVGGGELLGQFHDAGLLDELIVQITPITLGAGKPLLPRAIHTPPLRLLSAERVGDAFVELRYAVPHGPTDSRR; from the coding sequence GTGATGCGCATCGCCCAGACCCTCTTCTACGGAGCCGCCAGTCTCGACGGCTTCCTCGCCACGGCCGACGACAACATCGATTGGCTGCTACAGTTCGGCAACGAGGCGTCGAGCTACGCCGCATTCATCGCGGAAGTCGGCGCGCTCGCCATGGGCGCCTCGACCTACGAATGGCTGTTGCGCCAGCATGTGCGCCCCAACACGCCCGCCGCGCAGCCATGGCCCTACGCGCAACCGACCTGGGTCTTCACGCATCGCTCGCTTCCCACCGTGCCGGGCGCCGACGTGCGTTTCGCGTGCGGCGACGTCGCTCCCGTTCACGCCGCAATGCGCGCCGCCGCCGGCGACCGGAACATCTGGATCGTCGGAGGCGGCGAACTGCTCGGGCAATTCCACGACGCCGGCCTGCTCGACGAGTTGATCGTCCAAATCACCCCCATCACGCTCGGCGCCGGCAAGCCGCTGCTCCCGCGCGCGATTCACACGCCGCCGCTGCGCCTGCTCTCCGCCGAGCGGGTCGGCGACGCCTTCGTCGAGTTGCGCTACGCCGTGCCGCACGGTCCCACGGACTCACGTCGTTGA
- a CDS encoding right-handed parallel beta-helix repeat-containing protein: protein MKLSGVPFRRVVLLATLFLASFANWAWAQPSGGPYGPQQVHYAVPAQGRVFYVAADGRVEADGATLEEPTTLAAAIARAVTGDTVVLRGGTYRTGGLLLSQGIILQPFAEERPILKGTEIAVDWGKVADGRWRTKWTKLFPAAPADWWRRERHEKLTPLHRFNNDMVFVDGELLASVGKPDELAPGTFFVDYENAWVYVGTDPASKTVEITAHDSALVRTMGAAHGKANDRRGATIRGLTFTQYAYRALEIEGVEPGRKMNPDEFGKEVVGSVFENVTISFCSRVAGYFHGDGITFRNCLIADCGTEGIYVVNSGDIRIEKTIVTRTNSAEKITGYFASAIKIFNQSYRAVVRDNLIIDNPNASGVWWDVGNVDGVFVNNWVERTNDGFFFEISKGAICAGNVFVDCDRGIHVLNSSNVRIYQNTLWNSGVKIERTERSAVGDHFGWHPSAGPDVTERHGHVLLNNLLAADATFHGPLLSVTQSEKVRDRLGDSQLSALDGNLYVRRAAASPQPLISWAPVPPKNEAVDVFALAELRKLQPTFEANGRALSDYHGPLFTSPELKRFDVRAEFPLRGAAALPEEARAVLGWSAGEPRFAGALPPR, encoded by the coding sequence ATGAAGCTGTCTGGCGTGCCGTTCCGACGTGTCGTGTTGCTGGCGACCTTATTCCTGGCCTCTTTCGCCAACTGGGCGTGGGCGCAGCCGTCGGGCGGTCCTTACGGTCCGCAGCAGGTGCACTATGCGGTGCCGGCGCAGGGGCGCGTGTTCTACGTCGCAGCGGACGGACGCGTCGAAGCGGACGGCGCGACGTTGGAGGAACCCACGACGCTCGCCGCCGCGATCGCGCGGGCGGTGACCGGGGACACGGTGGTGTTGCGCGGAGGCACGTATCGCACGGGCGGGCTGCTGCTCAGCCAAGGCATCATCTTGCAGCCTTTCGCGGAGGAGCGGCCGATTTTGAAAGGCACGGAGATCGCGGTCGACTGGGGGAAGGTTGCCGACGGGCGCTGGCGCACGAAGTGGACGAAATTGTTTCCCGCCGCGCCGGCCGATTGGTGGCGGCGCGAGCGCCATGAAAAGCTGACGCCGCTGCACCGCTTCAACAACGACATGGTCTTCGTCGACGGCGAACTGTTGGCCTCGGTCGGAAAACCCGACGAGCTCGCGCCCGGGACGTTCTTCGTCGATTACGAGAATGCGTGGGTCTACGTCGGCACCGATCCGGCGAGCAAGACGGTCGAGATCACCGCGCACGACAGCGCTCTCGTCCGCACAATGGGCGCGGCGCACGGCAAGGCGAACGACCGCCGCGGCGCGACGATCCGCGGGCTGACCTTCACGCAATACGCCTACCGCGCGCTCGAGATCGAGGGCGTCGAGCCGGGGCGGAAGATGAACCCGGACGAGTTCGGCAAGGAGGTGGTCGGGTCGGTGTTCGAAAACGTCACGATCTCGTTCTGCTCGCGCGTTGCGGGCTATTTTCACGGTGACGGCATCACGTTCCGCAACTGCCTCATCGCCGACTGCGGCACGGAAGGCATCTACGTCGTCAACTCCGGCGACATCCGCATTGAGAAGACGATCGTGACGCGCACCAACAGCGCGGAGAAAATCACCGGCTACTTCGCCTCGGCGATCAAGATCTTCAACCAGAGCTACCGCGCGGTGGTGCGCGACAACCTGATCATCGACAACCCCAACGCCAGCGGCGTCTGGTGGGACGTCGGCAACGTCGACGGCGTGTTCGTGAACAATTGGGTCGAGCGCACGAACGACGGTTTCTTCTTCGAGATATCGAAGGGTGCGATCTGCGCCGGCAACGTCTTCGTCGACTGCGACCGGGGCATCCACGTGCTCAACAGCTCGAACGTGCGCATCTACCAGAACACACTCTGGAACAGCGGGGTGAAGATCGAGCGCACGGAGCGCAGCGCCGTCGGCGACCACTTTGGCTGGCATCCGAGCGCGGGGCCCGACGTCACGGAGCGGCACGGGCACGTGTTGCTCAACAATCTGCTCGCGGCGGACGCGACGTTTCACGGTCCGCTGCTGTCCGTGACGCAGAGCGAGAAAGTGCGCGACCGCCTGGGCGATTCGCAGCTGTCTGCGCTCGACGGCAACCTCTACGTGCGCCGTGCCGCCGCGTCGCCGCAGCCGCTGATTTCCTGGGCGCCCGTCCCGCCGAAGAACGAGGCGGTCGATGTCTTCGCGCTCGCGGAGCTCAGGAAATTGCAGCCGACCTTCGAGGCAAACGGCCGGGCGCTGAGCGATTATCACGGCCCGCTTTTCACGAGCCCGGAATTGAAGCGCTTCGACGTGCGCGCGGAGTTTCCGCTGCGTGGCGCGGCGGCGTTGCCGGAGGAAGCGCGGGCTGTGCTCGGGTGGAGTGCCGGCGAACCGCGTTTCGCGGGCGCGCTGCCGCCGCGCTGA
- a CDS encoding HD domain-containing protein, which produces MPLPTRDAATVLLHQHVQDAYQRTHAVMVATALEGYAAHLNEPVNLWFVTGLLHDLDFEEHPAAHPGPSLQWFKEWDYPLDLLHAVEAHAYGYNAFQTLPQTKLAAALLATDELCGLFYAYRKMNPVPYADMKPSSIRKKFKEPAFAAKIDRSVIELGVQHLGLPLEEHIANVGRFLAPLK; this is translated from the coding sequence ATGCCGCTCCCGACGCGCGACGCCGCCACCGTCCTGCTCCACCAGCATGTGCAGGACGCCTACCAACGCACGCACGCCGTCATGGTGGCCACCGCGCTCGAAGGCTACGCCGCGCACCTGAACGAGCCCGTCAACCTGTGGTTCGTCACCGGCCTCCTGCACGATCTCGATTTCGAGGAGCATCCCGCCGCGCACCCCGGCCCGTCCCTGCAATGGTTCAAGGAGTGGGACTACCCGCTCGACCTGCTCCACGCCGTCGAGGCGCACGCCTACGGCTACAACGCCTTCCAGACCCTGCCGCAAACGAAGCTCGCCGCCGCCCTGCTCGCCACGGACGAACTGTGCGGACTCTTCTACGCCTACCGGAAGATGAACCCGGTGCCCTACGCGGACATGAAACCGTCCTCGATCCGCAAGAAATTCAAGGAGCCAGCCTTCGCGGCGAAGATCGACCGCAGTGTAATCGAACTCGGCGTGCAGCACCTCGGCCTCCCGCTCGAAGAACACATCGCCAACGTCGGCCGCTTCCTCGCACCGCTGAAGTGA
- a CDS encoding biopolymer transporter ExbD yields MRFVRSSLIGRPSRRQLFAAPFTNILFVLLGLVALIIIATPLRQFWDHDIAGGDWWGQHSESTAVVITAMENDGYYWDAAGPFAIDSFDQRLANWMKDTPDPAVIIAADETARMGAAIRLLDVVRRHGIARVTVETRTRSTPQ; encoded by the coding sequence ATGCGTTTCGTTCGTTCCTCATTGATCGGCCGCCCATCGCGTCGCCAGCTGTTCGCGGCGCCGTTCACGAACATTCTCTTCGTCCTTCTCGGACTCGTCGCGCTCATCATCATCGCCACCCCGCTGCGTCAGTTTTGGGACCACGACATCGCCGGGGGAGACTGGTGGGGACAGCATTCTGAATCGACGGCCGTCGTCATCACCGCGATGGAAAACGACGGCTACTACTGGGACGCCGCCGGACCTTTTGCCATCGACTCCTTCGATCAACGCCTCGCGAACTGGATGAAAGACACGCCCGACCCCGCCGTAATCATCGCAGCCGATGAAACGGCCCGGATGGGCGCAGCGATCCGCCTGCTCGACGTCGTGCGCCGTCACGGCATAGCTCGCGTCACGGTGGAAACGCGGACTCGCTCCACACCGCAGTGA
- a CDS encoding peptide MFS transporter codes for MTTSPVTPVSGREDDRAFLGHPRGLGYIAFAEAWERFSYYGMQTLLVLYMTKQLLLPGRVEGVGGFAKFRVWLENTYGGGSAMSVVATASAIFGLYAGLVYLTPIVGGFIADRWLGRTRTVTIGALLMATGHFLMAFDYTFLLALLCLLVGVGCFKGNLASQVGALYKPEDLRRADAYQIYYLFINGAVIVAPLVTGTLGEVWGWHYGFGAAGVGMVIGLVIYLAGRKWLPAEERGARKVARETERPSLTRDEWIVTAVLIALLPVLAAGAVANQQIFNSYLVWVPEHVSLVFFGKTMPTTWLVTLDAIVSVSSLVGAVGFWRWWAKRFAEPSEVVKITLGLGISACGALCLAGAALAAAGGQKASIGWVLGFEVLNSIGFANVFPVGLAMYARAAPKRISGTIMGVYYLHLFACNSLVGWLGGLLEKMSGPQFWFLHAALVGGACAVMLVAARAAGRLLDPRGGQR; via the coding sequence TTGACCACGTCTCCTGTTACCCCGGTTAGCGGTCGTGAGGACGATCGCGCGTTCCTCGGCCATCCGCGCGGCCTCGGCTACATCGCATTCGCGGAGGCGTGGGAGCGTTTCTCCTACTACGGCATGCAGACGCTGTTGGTGCTCTACATGACCAAGCAGCTCCTGTTGCCCGGTCGCGTGGAGGGTGTGGGTGGTTTTGCCAAGTTCCGTGTCTGGCTGGAGAACACTTACGGCGGCGGCAGCGCGATGAGCGTGGTGGCGACGGCCTCGGCGATCTTCGGACTCTATGCGGGGCTCGTCTACCTCACGCCGATCGTCGGCGGCTTCATCGCGGACCGCTGGCTCGGCCGCACACGCACGGTGACGATCGGCGCGCTGCTGATGGCGACGGGGCATTTCCTGATGGCGTTCGATTACACTTTCCTGCTCGCGCTGCTGTGCCTCCTCGTCGGCGTCGGATGCTTCAAGGGCAACCTCGCGAGCCAGGTCGGCGCGCTGTATAAACCCGAGGACCTGCGCCGCGCGGACGCCTATCAAATCTACTATCTGTTCATCAACGGCGCGGTGATCGTCGCGCCGCTCGTGACCGGCACGCTGGGCGAAGTCTGGGGCTGGCACTACGGCTTCGGTGCGGCCGGCGTCGGCATGGTGATCGGGCTCGTCATTTACCTGGCCGGGCGCAAATGGCTACCGGCCGAGGAGCGCGGCGCACGCAAGGTCGCGCGCGAAACCGAGCGGCCGTCGTTGACCCGCGACGAATGGATCGTGACGGCGGTGCTGATCGCGCTGTTGCCCGTGCTCGCGGCCGGTGCGGTGGCGAACCAGCAGATTTTCAACTCCTACCTCGTCTGGGTGCCCGAGCACGTGAGCCTCGTCTTCTTCGGCAAGACGATGCCGACGACGTGGCTCGTGACGCTCGATGCGATCGTGAGCGTGTCGTCGCTCGTGGGCGCCGTGGGCTTCTGGCGGTGGTGGGCGAAGCGCTTTGCGGAACCGAGCGAGGTGGTGAAGATCACGCTCGGTCTCGGCATCAGCGCGTGCGGTGCGCTGTGTCTCGCCGGCGCCGCGCTGGCTGCGGCGGGCGGCCAGAAGGCGAGCATCGGCTGGGTGCTCGGCTTCGAGGTGCTCAACAGCATCGGCTTCGCAAACGTGTTTCCCGTGGGGCTGGCGATGTATGCGCGCGCCGCGCCGAAGCGCATTTCGGGCACGATCATGGGCGTGTATTACCTGCACCTCTTCGCCTGCAACAGCCTCGTGGGCTGGCTGGGTGGCCTGCTCGAAAAGATGAGTGGCCCGCAATTCTGGTTCCTACACGCCGCGCTCGTCGGCGGCGCGTGTGCCGTGATGCTCGTCGCGGCACGCGCCGCGGGGCGGCTGCTCGATCCGCGCGGCGGCCAGCGTTAG
- a CDS encoding DUF1203 domain-containing protein, which produces MTTLASPTLSSFAITPISAAFVTRVRTTLRDDFGRAVAVTTAAGGEPMRDQLRRAAPGERLILCSYQAVALPSPFAEIGPVYVSADAPAPAPFRSELPSGYFNRIFALRAYDRFDRIVDSTLVEPVAAAAKFAEFLARDDVAYLHARFAGHGCFAARIERS; this is translated from the coding sequence ATGACCACGCTCGCCTCGCCCACCCTGTCCTCTTTCGCGATCACACCGATCTCCGCCGCCTTCGTCACACGCGTGCGCACCACGCTGCGCGACGACTTCGGCCGCGCCGTCGCCGTGACGACCGCCGCGGGCGGCGAACCGATGCGCGACCAGCTGCGGCGCGCCGCGCCCGGTGAGCGTCTCATTCTTTGCAGCTATCAAGCCGTGGCGCTGCCGAGTCCGTTCGCCGAGATCGGCCCGGTCTACGTGAGCGCCGACGCGCCGGCGCCAGCGCCGTTCCGCAGCGAGCTGCCGTCCGGATATTTCAACCGCATCTTCGCCCTGCGGGCCTACGATCGTTTCGACCGCATCGTCGACTCCACGCTCGTCGAACCGGTGGCCGCCGCGGCGAAATTCGCCGAATTTCTGGCCCGCGACGACGTGGCCTACCTGCACGCGCGCTTCGCGGGCCACGGCTGCTTCGCCGCCCGCATCGAGCGATCCTGA
- a CDS encoding DUF3300 domain-containing protein codes for MKTPLLVATCILALVMPSRAFAEEATILLPSDQIETLVAPIALYPDPLVALILPASTHPSDVVLAARYLAGGGSPETVLDQPWDETVKALTRYREVVDYLDRNLEWTRRLGDCFAAQPDDVMDAIQSLRARARGQGLLADNAQQQVILESDEICIVPTNPTVIYIPRYDPVVLCGPIVTTYFASSWLSFGVAYSVGPWLSYDCDWRSHYVRVNRRPASWYYQPDWHRRRESVAWTRWTPPPRHERHWERDGDAPRGNDRRWIGAGQTVWNNPPASPRHAPSGPSRERDSRWNNTRPRRETGNEIATAPSVVATAPDVPTAPVVSSQPPGRSNQPPPERTREPRRFPRNDGDSPRSDRGPRSNSRPLGVTGPMTNPPPMTSSPVGPPVQPPAPMTRSYEPANPPARTERSDRTDRSDRGDRNDRGGRWDRNNDRQQPR; via the coding sequence ATGAAAACACCCCTGCTCGTGGCCACCTGCATCCTCGCGCTCGTCATGCCGAGTCGCGCCTTCGCCGAGGAAGCGACGATCCTCCTCCCTTCCGATCAGATTGAAACCCTCGTCGCGCCCATCGCGCTCTATCCCGATCCGCTCGTCGCGCTGATCCTGCCAGCGTCGACGCACCCGTCCGACGTGGTGCTCGCCGCGCGCTACCTCGCCGGTGGCGGTTCGCCCGAGACCGTCCTCGACCAGCCGTGGGACGAGACCGTCAAGGCGCTCACGCGTTACCGCGAAGTCGTCGACTACCTCGACCGCAACCTCGAGTGGACCCGCCGGCTCGGCGACTGCTTCGCCGCGCAGCCCGACGACGTCATGGACGCCATCCAGTCGCTCCGCGCCCGCGCGCGCGGTCAGGGCCTCCTCGCCGACAACGCCCAGCAGCAAGTCATCCTCGAATCCGACGAGATATGCATCGTCCCGACGAACCCGACCGTCATCTATATTCCGCGCTACGACCCCGTCGTGCTTTGCGGACCGATCGTCACGACCTACTTCGCGAGCAGCTGGCTCTCCTTTGGCGTCGCCTACAGCGTCGGCCCCTGGCTGAGCTACGACTGCGACTGGCGCTCGCACTACGTGCGCGTGAATCGCCGGCCCGCCAGCTGGTATTACCAACCCGACTGGCACCGCCGGCGCGAGTCGGTCGCCTGGACGCGCTGGACGCCGCCGCCCCGCCACGAGCGCCATTGGGAACGCGATGGCGATGCTCCGCGCGGCAACGACCGCCGCTGGATCGGCGCCGGCCAGACCGTTTGGAACAACCCGCCGGCATCTCCGCGGCACGCGCCATCCGGCCCGTCTCGCGAGCGCGATTCCCGTTGGAACAACACTCGTCCGCGCCGCGAAACCGGCAACGAAATCGCCACCGCACCGAGCGTCGTCGCCACCGCCCCCGACGTCCCGACCGCTCCTGTCGTCTCCTCGCAGCCTCCGGGCCGCAGCAATCAACCGCCCCCCGAGCGCACGCGCGAGCCGCGCCGCTTCCCGCGCAACGACGGCGACTCCCCACGCTCCGACCGCGGCCCGCGCTCCAATTCCCGGCCTCTCGGCGTCACCGGACCGATGACAAATCCGCCGCCGATGACGTCATCGCCCGTCGGTCCTCCGGTGCAACCGCCCGCACCGATGACCCGCAGCTACGAGCCGGCGAATCCACCCGCCCGCACCGAGCGCAGCGACCGGACCGACCGCTCCGACCGCGGCGATCGCAACGACCGCGGTGGTCGCTGGGACCGCAACAACGACCGGCAACAACCGCGCTGA
- a CDS encoding nuclear transport factor 2 family protein, with the protein MLRLLLRPLAGLVLGFSLLSPLVHAAEAPAPDTAKREIAALLQEFLSRVDDPAMHARFWADDLIYTSGKGEVKTKAEIVAGVAAAAKASTPATPRTSYGAEDIRVRPYGEFAALNFRLLVKNPDGTQWYSRNSGAFLWRHGQWQVVTWQATREP; encoded by the coding sequence ATGCTCCGCCTCCTGCTGCGCCCGCTCGCCGGTCTCGTTCTCGGTTTCTCGCTGCTCTCCCCGCTCGTCCACGCGGCCGAAGCCCCCGCCCCGGACACAGCAAAGCGCGAGATCGCGGCACTGCTGCAGGAATTTCTTTCGCGCGTCGATGACCCCGCGATGCACGCGCGCTTCTGGGCCGACGACCTGATCTACACCAGCGGCAAGGGCGAAGTGAAGACGAAGGCCGAGATCGTCGCCGGCGTCGCCGCCGCCGCCAAGGCCTCGACGCCCGCCACGCCGCGCACGAGCTACGGCGCGGAAGATATTCGCGTGCGCCCCTATGGCGAATTCGCCGCGCTCAACTTCCGCCTGCTCGTGAAAAACCCCGACGGCACGCAGTGGTATTCGCGCAACAGCGGCGCGTTCCTCTGGCGTCACGGTCAATGGCAGGTCGTCACCTGGCAAGCGACCCGCGAACCCTGA
- a CDS encoding histidinol-phosphate aminotransferase family protein, with the protein MTTLLNRRQWLKAAGATLAATALASRSPLPAQTPAAPRRFVVAPGLVRLNYNENPFGPAASAKAAMTHAANTQAFRYADAEERELLELIARREGCRPEQIVMGAGSGEILDVAGFHFGFDHGEVIAADPSYMQLVLAADRVGGRAVRVPLNARFEHDLPAMAAAVTERTKCIYIVNPNNPTGTVCDAAELKAFVREQAKRTTVFIDEAYLELSDDFAGRTCAPLAVEGHNVVVARTFSKIFGLAGMRLGYAVMPEKLAVSLKARMTGSLSIVTIAAAIASLKDAAYVEATRAKIQAGREALIAEVTALGRTHAVPHGNFVFFRTGMPVQDFIAKMRAEGVEVGRPFPPLLEWARISIGLPEEMEKCHRALRRVLD; encoded by the coding sequence ATGACCACGCTCCTCAACCGCCGCCAGTGGCTCAAAGCCGCCGGCGCCACGCTCGCCGCGACGGCTCTGGCCTCGCGTTCGCCGCTCCCCGCCCAGACACCCGCCGCGCCGCGCCGCTTCGTCGTCGCGCCCGGACTCGTCCGACTCAACTACAACGAGAACCCGTTCGGCCCGGCCGCCTCCGCCAAGGCGGCGATGACGCACGCGGCGAACACGCAGGCGTTCCGCTACGCCGACGCCGAGGAGCGAGAGTTGCTGGAACTCATCGCGCGCCGCGAGGGCTGTCGGCCGGAGCAGATCGTGATGGGCGCGGGCTCGGGCGAGATCCTCGATGTGGCGGGATTTCATTTCGGTTTCGACCACGGTGAAGTTATTGCGGCGGACCCGAGCTACATGCAGTTGGTGCTCGCGGCCGACCGGGTGGGCGGGCGCGCCGTGCGCGTGCCGTTGAACGCGCGGTTCGAACACGACCTGCCGGCGATGGCGGCGGCGGTGACCGAGCGGACGAAGTGCATCTACATCGTGAATCCGAACAACCCGACCGGCACCGTGTGCGACGCGGCGGAACTCAAGGCCTTCGTGCGCGAGCAGGCGAAGCGGACCACGGTGTTCATCGACGAGGCGTATCTCGAACTGAGCGACGACTTCGCCGGCCGCACCTGTGCGCCGCTCGCGGTCGAGGGGCACAACGTCGTCGTGGCGCGCACGTTTTCGAAGATCTTCGGCTTGGCTGGCATGCGGCTCGGCTACGCGGTGATGCCGGAGAAACTGGCGGTGTCGCTGAAGGCGCGCATGACGGGCAGCCTTAGCATCGTCACGATTGCGGCGGCGATCGCCTCGCTCAAGGACGCCGCTTACGTCGAGGCCACGCGCGCGAAGATCCAGGCCGGGCGCGAAGCGCTCATCGCCGAGGTCACGGCGCTCGGGCGGACGCATGCGGTGCCGCACGGGAATTTCGTGTTCTTCCGCACCGGCATGCCGGTGCAGGATTTCATCGCGAAGATGCGCGCGGAAGGCGTGGAGGTCGGCCGGCCGTTTCCGCCGCTGCTGGAATGGGCGCGCATCAGCATCGGGTTGCCCGAGGAAATGGAGAAATGTCACCGCGCGCTGCGGCGCGTGTTGGACTGA
- a CDS encoding GNAT family N-acetyltransferase yields the protein MALETPRLSLRRFAPIDAAFVVALLTSPDWLRFIGDRGVRTETDALVYIERLEVQGYARNGFGLYHVSRRSDGKPVGMCGLLRRDTTPDVEIGFAFLAEHAGQGYATEAGGAVLGEAREQHGLRRIGAVVMPENRASIRVLEKLGLRFERPIVTDPAREPLQYFARALDPES from the coding sequence ATGGCTCTCGAAACCCCACGCCTTAGCCTCCGTCGTTTCGCCCCGATCGATGCCGCCTTCGTGGTGGCGCTGTTGACGTCGCCGGACTGGCTGCGGTTCATCGGCGACCGCGGGGTGCGCACGGAGACCGATGCACTCGTCTACATCGAGCGGCTGGAGGTGCAGGGCTACGCGAGGAACGGTTTCGGGCTGTATCACGTCTCGCGGCGCAGCGACGGGAAGCCGGTCGGCATGTGCGGGTTACTCCGGCGGGATACGACGCCCGACGTTGAAATCGGTTTCGCGTTCCTGGCGGAGCATGCGGGCCAGGGCTATGCCACCGAGGCGGGTGGGGCGGTGTTGGGCGAGGCGCGGGAACAGCACGGGCTGCGGCGCATCGGCGCAGTCGTGATGCCCGAGAACCGGGCGTCGATCCGCGTCCTGGAGAAACTCGGGCTGCGCTTCGAGCGACCCATCGTGACGGACCCGGCGCGCGAGCCGTTGCAGTATTTCGCGCGCGCGCTCGATCCGGAGAGCTGA
- a CDS encoding OsmC family protein: MKRSASAVWQGSLKEGKGTLTAPGGALKNTEYSFGSRFASGAGTNPEELIAAAHAGCFAMALSAALGEAGFTPTRLDASAEVRFDNVPPKGWTITASRLTLKAQVPGVAPEKFQEIAAKAKANCPISRVLNAEISLDATLV, from the coding sequence ATGAAACGTTCCGCATCCGCCGTCTGGCAAGGTTCCCTCAAGGAAGGCAAAGGCACGCTGACCGCCCCGGGCGGGGCGTTGAAGAACACGGAGTATTCGTTCGGCTCGCGCTTCGCGTCGGGCGCCGGCACGAACCCGGAGGAACTCATCGCCGCGGCGCACGCGGGCTGTTTTGCGATGGCGCTATCGGCGGCGTTGGGCGAGGCCGGTTTCACCCCGACACGTCTCGACGCGAGCGCGGAGGTCAGATTCGACAATGTCCCGCCGAAGGGCTGGACGATCACGGCGTCGCGACTGACGTTGAAGGCGCAGGTGCCCGGCGTCGCGCCGGAAAAGTTCCAGGAGATCGCGGCCAAAGCTAAGGCCAACTGCCCGATCTCGCGCGTGCTCAACGCGGAGATTTCACTCGACGCGACGCTCGTCTGA